A window of Conger conger chromosome 13, fConCon1.1, whole genome shotgun sequence contains these coding sequences:
- the si:cabz01090165.1 gene encoding leucine-rich repeat and fibronectin type III domain-containing protein 1-like protein produces the protein MKGSGGVKSRSPAMEAILVGLVLLVGAVSSMLCPKRCTCQNLLPSYTVLCAKTGLLFIPPNIDRQTAELRLMDNFITTLRHRDFANMSSLIHLTLSRNTISQIQPYAFADLQDLHALHLDSNRLTVLDDTHFQGLVNLRHLILANNQLQRIAEGAFQDFLETLEDLDLSYNNLVDIPWETVGLLVSVNTLSLDHNLIEFVPEGIFSNLHKLARLDMTSNKLKKIPPDPLFLRIPVYAKMKGSPLTALVLSFGGNPLHCNCELVWLRRLTREDDLETCASPRELAGKYFWTIREEEFVCEPPMITRHTSKMFVMAGQEVSLRCKSVGDPEPSTHWVNPEGKLIGNTSRTLCYENGSLDILATTVKDSGVFFCIASNAAGEATAPVELVVNPSPHYDPNPEPEPGPSDIPTSIKSNASGGHSRPDQQRVSVSELTSSSATIHWPPQNHIPGVRMYQIQYNSSSDEILIYRMIPASHKFFVLSDLASSRDYDLCVLAVYDDGVTALTATRLVGCVAFSTDREYRQCRSIHDQFLGGTMIIIIGGIIVASVLVFIFILLMKYKLHNNHYKQKAARVSNMCSQTNGSQPGGPQQNPGPPPSSAGLAGKALQPPGGDRAPHEQAQEGYGNPLKGTTVVDLNPEYGKTAADEDAISQ, from the exons GAGCCCGGCTATGGAGGCCATCCTCGTCGGCCTGGTGCTACTGGTCGGAGCGGTGTCGTCCATGTTGTGCCCCAAGCGCTGCACCTGCCAGAACCTTCTCCCCTCCTACACCGTCCTCTGCGCCAAGACGGGCCTACTCTTCATCCCGCCCAACATCGACCGCCAGACGGCCGAGCTCCGTCTGATGGACAACTTCATCACCACCCTCCGGCACCGGGACTTTGCCAACATGTCCAGCCTCATCCACCTCACCCTGTCGCGCAACACCATCAGCCAGATCCAGCCCTACGCCTTCGCTGACCTACAGGACCTCCACGCCCTGCACCTGGACAGCAACCGCCTGACCGTCCTCGACGACACTCACTTCCAGGGCCTGGTCAACCTGCGGCACCTCATCCTGGCCAACAACCAGCTGCAGCGAATCGCAGAAGGGGCCTTCCAGGATTTCCTGGAGACCTTGGAGGACCTGGACCTCTCCTACAACAACCTGGTGGACATCCCCTGGGAGACCGTGGGCCTGCTGGTCAGCGTCAACACCCTCAGTCTGGACCACAACCTCATCGAATTTGTCCCCGAGGGCATCTTTTCCAACCTCCACAAGCTGGCCCGCCTGGACATGACCTCCAACAAGCTGAAGAAGATCCCTCCCGACCCGCTGTTCCTTCGCATCCCCGTCTACGCCAAGATGAAGGGCTCGCCGCTCACAGCCCTGGTGCTGAGTTTCGGCGGGAACCCGCTGCACTGCAACTGCGAGCTGGTGTGGCTCCGGCGGCTGACCCGCGAGGACGACCTGGAGACCTGCGCCTCGCCCCGAGAGCTGGCGGGCAAGTACTTCTGGACCATCCGGGAGGAGGAATTCGTCTGCGAGCCCCCCATGATCACCCGGCACACCTCCAAGATGTTCGTGATGGCGGGCCAGGAGGTCAGCCTGCGCTGCAAGTCGGTGGGGGACCCTGAGCCGTCCACCCACTGGGTGAACCCCGAGGGCAAGCTGATCGGGAACACCTCGCGCACCCTCTGCTACGAGAACGGCTCCCTGGACATCCTGGCCACCACCGTCAAGGACTCGGGCGTGTTCTTCTGCATCGCCTCCAACGCTGCCGGGGAGGCCACGGCCCCCGTGGAGCTGGTGGTCAACCCCTCGCCTCACTACGACCCCAATCCGGAGCCGGAGCCGGGGCCCTCCGACATACCCACCTCCATCAAGTCCAACGCCAGCGGGGGCCACTCCCGGCCCGACCAGCAGAGGGTCAGCGTGTCGGAGCTCACCTCCTCCTCGGCCACCATTCACTGGCCGCCCCAAAACCACATCCCCGGGGTGCGCATGTACCAGATACAGTACAACAGCTCGTCGGATGAGATCCTCATCTACAG gatGATCCCAGCCTCTCATAAGTTCTTCGTGCTCAGTGACCTGGCGTCGTCGCGGGACTATgacctgtgtgtgctggcggTGTATGACGATGGCGTGACAGCGCTGACGGCCACGCGTCTGGTGGGCTGCGTGGCGTTCTCCACGGACCGCGAGTACCGCCAGTGCCGCTCCATCCACGACCAGTTCCTGGGCGGCaccatgatcatcatcatcgGCGGCATCATCGTGGCGTCCGTCCTGgtcttcatcttcatcctcctcaTGAAGTAcaagctgcacaacaaccactACAAGCAGAAGGCGGCTCGCGTCAGCAACATGTGCTCCCAGACCAACGGGAGCCAGCCCGGCGGGCCCCAGCAGAACCCCGGCCCGCCCCCTTCCTCCGCCGGCCTGGCCGGCAAGGCCCTCCAGCCACCGGGGGGCGACAGAGCGCCGCACGAGCAGGCCCAGGAGGGCTACGGGAACCCGCTCAAAGGCACCACCGTGGTGGACTTGAACCCCGAGTACGGCAAGACGGCGGCGGACGAGGATGCCATTTCGCAATAA